In the Hordeum vulgare subsp. vulgare chromosome 7H, MorexV3_pseudomolecules_assembly, whole genome shotgun sequence genome, one interval contains:
- the LOC123409754 gene encoding uncharacterized protein LOC123409754 gives MQRGRGGRGGLFGFGDPFPAFGGFVPPGNLMSSFFGGSNPFDDPFFTNPSGSMIGPSLFEQSFFGSSMFGPQRALNGGGFQQQGPEPSRPKGPIIEELSSDGEDGADANEHDKKKKTNSMKHPRISKEPYVEDPDEEVQDNKRPRHEKIGKEYVRAGTSYHQPQTYMFQSSTVTYGGSNGACYMSSTTRRSGGDGVTMEESKEADTTSGKATHRIARGIGNKGHALTRKLNCDGKVNSMQTLQNLSEDELAGFDESWQRNAGSCLPGWDPRLNMLNSDKAGALSPAIQEDNGMSVLPTPNEVFALPAPEQYRGSNSSRMKRCPLNGSSLGSPRP, from the exons ATGCAAAGGGGAAGGGGCGGGAGAGGTGGTCTCTTTGGTTTCGGGGACCCTTTTCCTGCTTTTGGCGGCTTTGTACCTCCTGGGAACCTTATGTCCAGTTTCTTTGGTGGGTCAAATCCCTTTGATGATCCATTCTTCACCAATCCCTCTGGTTCTATGATTGGACCTAGCCTGTTTGAGCAAAGCTTTTTTGGTTCAAGCATGTTCGGGCCACAGAGAGCTCTAAATGGAGGAGGCTTCCAGCAGCAAGGTCCTGAACCAAGCAGGCCAAAAGGGCCGATTATCGAGGAGTTGTCTTCAGATGGGGAGGATGGTGCAGATGCGAATGAAcatgacaagaagaagaaaactaactCTATGAAACATCCAAGGATTAGCAAAGAGCCATATGTGGAGGACCCTGATGAAGAAGTTCAAG ACAATAAGAGACCTAGGCATGAGAAAATTGGGAAAGAGTACGTCCGGGCTGGCACATCATATCATCAGCCACAGACATATATGTTTCAGAGCTCAACTGTTACATATGGTGGTTCAAATGGGGCATGTTATATGTCTTCAACCACTAGGAGGAGTGGTGGAGATGGA GTTACAATGGAAGAAAGCAAGGAAGCAGACACAACAAGTGGTAAAGCAACTCACAGGATTGCACGTGGCATTGGCAATAAG GGTCATGCACTGACTAGAAAACTGAACTGCGATGGAAAAGTTAACAGCATGCAAACTTTGCAGAACTTAAGTGAAG aTGAGCTTGCTGGGTTTGATGAATCATGGCAAAGGAATGCAGGGTCATGTCTGCCTGGTTGGGATCCCAGATTAAACATGCTTAACAGTG ATAAAGCAGGAGCGCTTAGCCCTGCCATCCAAGAAGATAATGGAATGTCGGTACTTCCAACACCCAATGAAGTGTTTGCCCTTCCAGCACCCGAACAATATCGTGGCTCCAATTCCTCGAGGATGAAGAGGTGCCCTTTGAATGGTTCGTCCCTGGGCAGTCCCCGTCCATGA